The following coding sequences are from one Polyangia bacterium window:
- a CDS encoding LamG-like jellyroll fold domain-containing protein has translation MRLSILGNSLLVLATVGLGCKEQDLSNSGDEAEGAATASLNGLPDINGLSSYNGLNSHNGLNVYNGLNSYNGLNSYNGLMSSADGRTTISYLVRCALPAGHQITKQDQNNNWYTFEGAIGVAPSWEIGACDQTCQESISACLMAHVNTTGVHIPLWLDSPMSAIGWGQSPWYPNREGTFFGNVFTPNSAGTIDAFYCNGPAFGKATVPGRVGGSQTGSPYRNPFISGSNPNGYCTPCTNTVDGPSSCPVNGKTFSTPVTVWRGQTFQAETAAHTGGVAIYSCPNTCSGGYRVGNMSPTQGVTLNGVNVSTAGTHDLVVYYANGDCTGYNYRNLSINVNGGPPQHRAFPSVKTCDWNTVSAITISLNGFVAGSNSVALFADSGSPAPDLDWIEVMSGTSVTKVDPTLVGYWKFDEGEGSTLVDSSGTGNDASITKQMNWNTSTANLPSLQFADKAALVLGSGAYATAGTTGVPATNAPQTISAWINIGALNSASDEYIVSLWNPATTKAVSMGIRGNQFQVWAWNPRVLVGVPVPSLHSWHHVAYSFDGRTNKLYVDGKAVATSTTVPDASAVTVAEIGSWYGSGAYSGQLDELRVYNVALSATQIAQLAAGAP, from the coding sequence ATGCGCCTCTCGATTCTCGGCAATTCTCTGCTTGTCCTCGCCACGGTGGGTCTCGGTTGCAAGGAGCAAGACCTCAGTAACAGTGGCGATGAAGCCGAGGGCGCCGCGACGGCCTCGCTCAATGGGCTGCCCGACATCAACGGCCTGAGCAGCTACAACGGACTCAATTCGCACAACGGATTGAACGTCTATAACGGCCTCAATTCGTACAACGGCCTCAACTCGTACAACGGCCTCATGAGCAGCGCCGACGGACGCACGACGATTTCCTATCTGGTTCGTTGCGCGCTGCCGGCCGGCCATCAGATCACCAAACAGGATCAAAACAACAACTGGTACACCTTCGAAGGCGCCATTGGCGTGGCGCCCAGCTGGGAGATCGGGGCTTGCGATCAGACCTGTCAGGAATCGATCTCGGCCTGCCTGATGGCGCACGTCAACACCACCGGCGTTCATATTCCGCTGTGGCTCGATTCGCCAATGAGCGCGATCGGCTGGGGCCAGTCGCCGTGGTACCCGAATCGTGAGGGGACGTTCTTCGGCAACGTCTTCACGCCCAACAGCGCGGGCACGATCGACGCCTTTTATTGCAACGGACCGGCCTTCGGCAAGGCCACCGTTCCTGGCCGCGTCGGCGGCTCCCAGACCGGTAGCCCCTACCGGAACCCTTTCATTTCTGGCAGCAACCCGAACGGGTATTGCACTCCGTGCACCAACACTGTCGACGGGCCCAGCTCCTGCCCGGTGAACGGCAAGACTTTCAGCACGCCGGTCACGGTGTGGCGTGGACAGACGTTCCAGGCCGAAACCGCCGCCCACACCGGCGGCGTCGCCATCTACAGTTGCCCCAACACCTGCTCGGGCGGCTATCGCGTCGGCAACATGAGCCCCACCCAGGGCGTCACCCTCAATGGCGTCAACGTCTCGACCGCCGGAACGCACGATCTGGTCGTCTACTACGCCAACGGCGACTGCACCGGATACAACTACCGCAACCTCAGCATCAACGTGAACGGTGGACCGCCGCAGCACCGCGCCTTTCCGTCGGTCAAGACCTGCGACTGGAACACGGTCTCGGCGATCACCATCAGCCTGAACGGGTTCGTGGCCGGCTCGAACAGCGTGGCGCTCTTCGCGGACAGCGGCAGTCCGGCGCCTGACCTCGACTGGATCGAGGTCATGAGCGGCACGTCGGTCACCAAAGTGGATCCGACCCTGGTCGGCTACTGGAAATTCGACGAAGGCGAAGGCAGCACGCTGGTTGACAGCTCGGGCACGGGCAACGACGCCTCGATCACCAAACAAATGAACTGGAACACCAGCACGGCCAATCTGCCGTCATTGCAGTTCGCCGACAAGGCGGCGCTGGTCCTTGGTTCCGGTGCTTATGCCACCGCCGGGACGACCGGGGTGCCGGCCACCAACGCGCCGCAAACCATCTCGGCGTGGATCAACATCGGTGCACTGAACAGCGCGTCCGACGAGTACATCGTTTCGCTGTGGAATCCGGCCACGACCAAGGCAGTGTCGATGGGGATCCGAGGTAACCAGTTCCAGGTGTGGGCCTGGAACCCGAGGGTGCTGGTCGGGGTACCCGTGCCGTCGCTTCATTCATGGCATCACGTCGCCTACTCTTTCGACGGCCGGACCAACAAGCTATACGTGGACGGCAAGGCGGTGGCGACGAGCACCACCGTCCCCGATGCCTCAGCCGTGACGGTGGCTGAGATCGGTTCCTGGTACGGCAGCGGCGCCTACTCAGGTCAGCTCGACGAGCTGCGCGTCTATAACGTCGCTCTCAGCGCCACGCAGATCGCCCAGCTCGCCGCCGGCGCGCCGTAA